In the genome of Arachis stenosperma cultivar V10309 chromosome 2, arast.V10309.gnm1.PFL2, whole genome shotgun sequence, the window ATATAACATAAGTAGGCTGGTATataatctaaaaaaatagataCATACAGACAACATCTTTCCGTGTAAAACCACTCAGAAGCCTTTGTCTTTCAGTTGCAAGCCTAGAACTCCAGTATCTGCATAGTCAAAAAGAAGCAAATTCCAGGTGTTTATTGTGTTAGGAGATAGAAAGCTATTACATTGACATGAATTGAACAATTATTAAAGCAAGTCTTCCAAAATATTCTGTACTGGTCAGTGATGGAAATAGAGCATACACTGTTGCTAAATCAACCTGAAAGCGTATTCCGTTCTCAACAACTGTGGTAACTAGAGAGTGGTTTCCTGCTAGAACCTCAAGTTGCATGGTCCGGTATTCATTATGAATGGAATCAATCTTGTTCACAACTGTTTGTATCTTTGGCTTATTTTTATCCAGCACAACCTGAATATGTTAGTATGTGTTAACATGATTAAGAAATTTTATGATGTTTTAGGTTACACATTTAACTTGATTGGCAAAGATATTTCTATACAAAGAACCTTTGCTATGAGTGTTTTGTATGATAAATGTTCCTCTCTCAAATTCAGGTGTGCAATGTGACCAACGGTCTCAAAAGCTGAAGGAACAACCACACCATCAGGAAGCAAGACCTCCAGGATCTGCAACAATAATACAGGACTGACTGACTAAGAATTTCTTTTTTCACTCACAATTTGAAGTTGAATAAagaaattcaataatttttttttaaaagaacaTATCTTCCAGAGATCATAATacaaatttgaaattaaaaagtaaaCATCATATAGAACACAAGGCAAAacatgttattttatttttgaagcaCAGATATCATTTATGTAAACCATGAGGGTGAAAAGAGAGTTTCATCTCCCACgacaagagaaagagaaaaatctTTACATATGAAAAACTGAACACAGATACACACAGCACAGGCCAAAAGAGATTTATATTTACAACAGTGGATGACTGGATATCCCTAGTCTAATTACCTCATTCATCTGCCAATAATCATAAAACAGAGTCAACTTGCACCTAACTAGCTCAAAAGTCAAATTTGCACTCTTTTCGGCATACTCCTTTAATACGGCCTGAAGACAGAAAACATAAACCATGTCAAAAGTGAATGGGTAAAGTGTCAAAAACAAAATGTAATAATAATACACAAAAGACAGATATGTATCTATATATGATTATCCCATTTAAAACTACGAATAGCAAGATGGAAACGTTTGACCAATATCAGGTAACAAATATCCACATTAATGTAATTTTTCAACTGTTTTGTATTCACTTTCATGCTAGCACAATTAAACTGAACTAGCGTAAATAACATCGACACTAAGGTCCTCAAGGATTAACAGTATAAATTCCCCACATCAGCATGAAGCTAAAATTGCACGAAGGACTAGATGGCTTGTACAATCTTACAAAGCATACCAAACACAAAACAGCATGAGATTAACATACATGCTTTCAGATGCCTAGTACCATAGTATCACAATGCTATGCCTAAAGCCCTGTTTGTTATGTTGTATAAGTATATACTACATAACTCGTTTTTATTATATCTTGTTTTGTGAGGTGTGATATATGTGATAGGATTAAGTTACTCGGCTAACCTATTCGGCTGGTATCAATTTACAAGAAGCAATGCATACCAGAGCATAGCATCAATAAACTACTACAAAGACCAACATCACTTGGTAAGAAATTAAGAACTAATGTATCAACAATCATATTCAAGTCTTCTGAAACGGGTAAGAACTAGTGCCAGAGCTTTCTTTCCGCAATGCTCAAACCGAATTAGTTAGATTGCagatactaataataatatgaacAAAATCAGATAAAGAAAGCAGTTGCAAAATGCTTGTTTGTCACAGAACTCACAGAAACAAAAGAGCCACACACACACCACCTTGATAGCCTCAGGCAAGTCTTGGACGCCGCAACCGGCGTACCGTTCATCCAGCAACAGCAACCTCGTGGAGCCCCTCCACTTCTCCCTCCCAAACTCCTCCTCAACCAAATTCCCCAAAATACCCCCTCCATTATCGTCCTCTTCAACAACCTCCACCGTAGCAAAATCGTTCTTCCCCGTGCACCTCTCGACTTTCACCTCCTcgtcctccttcttcttcttcttcctcttcggCGGCCTCGATATCTTCGCCAGGTTCCTGAACTTCACGAAGCCGTGCGTATTGAACCTCCTTGCGAGCTTCTCTCTGTACAGAACCGGGCTCAAAATGTCGCTGTCTCCCTCGGCTTGGCCGTAAATCCGTCGCTGCAATGACACGTgtccttcttctcctcctcctgaTTCTCCGGAGGTAACTAGCGAAGCGAGGTCGGGATCGAGGTCATCACCGGGGACGCGAGCGATGTTGCGAACACGAGGCCAGTTGAGGAGGTGGCCGCGGAGGCGAGTCTCTAAGGTGGAGCAGTGGGCAGAGGGGACGCGGAGAGCAGAGAGGTGGAAGACGCGAGTGAAGGCATCTTCACGGAGGGTGAGAAGGGCGTCGTTTTGGGGGCGTTGAAGCATTGGAGCGGTTCCTTTGTGGAGGGAAGGTCCGTATAAGATTGGATTGGGACTGGTGGATGAAAAGCGGGTGAAGGATATGGAAATGGGAATTAGGGAGAGGGAGTGTTTGGGATTTGtaagaggaaggaagaggagCTTAGTTGGAGTGGGGAAGTGAGTCCTTAGGAATATGCTCCCTGCTGTCTTCATTCAGAATCAACTGCGTCTGTGTTTCTGTTACTACTCTGTTACTACTCCCGATTCTATGAGCCTATGAATATGGTTGTAGTTTCAGCCCAAGTGAGGATGATGTTGCGGTCAAGTTCTGAAAATCGAATTGGTCATCGAACTACTTTAGTTACTGATTTATTGGTTTATTGATTCAATCGGTTCAATCGTGGttcaatcaaaataattattttataataaaataataaataaaatataaataaacacattaaaacataattataatttactttatatatatatatatatatatatatatatatatcaacaaAATGTTAGTGATAGCTAAATTCATTGTTTGCATTCTCTTACAGATTATATAACTTGGTTTATTGCACAAACAAGAAAACCTCATTTCGAAACATATGCACAGAATAACGGAAGGATAGGACAATGCTAATACAAACTGGAATTTTTGCACTAAAAGGCCTCTTCAAACCCACACATTCAACACATTATTAAAAAGAAACACATACCTTGCATTAAATCAAGCAAACATTTCAATTTGTCTTGATATAAGTTCACTCAGTTCTAAGAATACATAAGTCAAATTCTtcaaaaaacatatttttaacaaaagaaaaataaaccaAATAAGCACTTTTACAAAATTAGCATAAACTCACAAGCTCTAATTTAATAAGATGATCACATGGGTAAAACCCGCGACACTTCAAATTCACTGTACACAACAAAACAATAAAAGAGTGCATAAAAGCAAGGTTGCAAGAACGGGACAGGTCATTGAACCGGTCGAGTAACTGGTTCAATGGTTCAATAGTTCAACCGGAATCGAACCGTGGTTAgaccggtttaattaaatatagaataaaattataaaaaaatcaatatataattttgaatgtttaaattcaataatttctaaattaataaaattcaacatttaataatttcacataataaactatctataatttatcattaaaaattcataaacaaCTTCAAATATCAAAGTTTATAACTAAAGAAAATCAAAACGCACGTAAATGAGAAACACAAAATGTTCTACCACCAAAAGAAACAACATTGAACAAACAAGTTTTCAATTATAACTAATTGTTGACCACTTTGTGCTTGTTCCATCTAAATTACATACAATATACAAATTACAAATTAGTGAATGATATACAACAACCATTACAATAACTAGTCAATTACAGTAAAATTCAGGATCCAAAATTGAATTACATACAGCAGGTCAGCAGCCATTACAAATTACTGAAATTAGTGACTTACATGTAGCAGCCATTACAACAATTACAGCAAAATTTAGAGAATTACATACAGCAACTATTACatataattaaattcaatagCTCTCATTTttatctatataaaaaaaagtgacATTGCTATCACTATGACACAACATTTTTCCCCATTAACAAAGCAGCAACAGTTATACCACTACCATTTGTATAGGACATGTTCATCTTGAAATGGAAAAGGGTCAAAAAGATCatacataagaaaaaaaagagttaaTAATTCAAACAAGACTCAAGACAACAACCTTACGtatcatttatttatttgcaatGCAATATAACAATAAGGTCAAAAGTGTCTACTGCTTACAAGTATCTTCTTGATTCCAGTGGAACAATAAAGTTAATGTGTGCATGAATATTCATTTCATAGTCAAGGAAGAAGAATCCAATTCAAGGTAACAATTTAAGTGACAATTACAATTCATCTCTAGCTTTTAATAGTAAAACCTAGTACGTCGTATATAATTCTCCGAAGTTTACATCCATTACATATAATTAACCAAATAATCCAAAATTGAATTACATACAGCAGCTATTACATACAGTCATACAGAACTCTTCATCAATCCATATAATTAACCAAATAAAGAATTCTGCATCAATTCCTAATTTTATATAGttcattaacaaaattaaaaaaaaaaattagttgaaaGGGGAGAACAACTCACCGCCGCAGAGAGCAGAGAAGGCGTCCAGACGCTCGACGGCGTTGACAGAGCAGCTTCCGACGAGCAGACGACGCCGACCACGGAAGCTTCGGAGTTCAGACGACCAGACGACAACGGCGCTGCAGCAGCTTCAATCAGCGACGGTGACTTCCTTCCGCCCGTTGGAGGTCTTTCTGCCCGGTGACGCAACTCTGATGCGGCGTCGATTGCGGTAGACTGGGAGGGACGGTGACCTTCGTCGGAGTTGGATGAAGATTGGAACTTGGAACTTGGAACTTGGAACTTGGAAGTGAAATTAGGGTTGACGGTGAGGTGTGGTGGCTGTTGAGTGATGGGGGCTGAGGTCTCCAGTGCATCAGGGGTTGGGTTGGGTTGGGTTATCGGGTCATTTCAAGTTGTGCTGTAATATGctgattattatattattagttTTGTCAATACTCTACACTTGTTTAGTTCAGTTTTAAGACTTTTTGAAGGTTCTTTTTTTATAACACTCATGAATTTATTATTTACTAgatgatttattattattatcttgcAAGATTCGTAACgaactatataaaatataatatcaCATTTACTTAATTTTAATAACCCAAAATGGCACGCTGTGTCACAGAACTCATGTATATTAGATTATTACTCCTTTGGTATCTAattaaagaaatatatatatatatgataattaCATCTACCAAGTGTTTTATTACATGAAACAAGCTCTATATTATCTTTTGTCTCCACCGATCACAATGTTTTCTAGTCTGATACATAATATAGATACACATGCATAATTGAACATAggtaaaaaattatactttattaaaataaaaaatgtaaggCAACTATAGAAATAAACATACATTTCAATTGGCAATTGGCAATTGGCAATTGGCAATTGGCAGAACATAATTGATGGGACAGAAGATTTTCATTTGGATTCTGTTTGGTTGATGTATATGATGAGACATAGATACACAGACATAGATATTAAAGACATAGACATAAAATATTTGTGTCTAtgtattgtgtttggtaaaaataaagaacaagacaCACATATTTTAAAAAGACTGAATTATCTTTCATTCTATCACAAGTTTTACTATTATTACTGTACATCTATTATTCCAAACACTACATGTCATCaccattaaatttttatttcttttaatattttttatttcttataatatcatcttaaattattattcaaatattaaatatataatttttttaa includes:
- the LOC130961800 gene encoding tRNA (guanine(37)-N1)-methyltransferase 1-like, which translates into the protein MKTAGSIFLRTHFPTPTKLLFLPLTNPKHSLSLIPISISFTRFSSTSPNPILYGPSLHKGTAPMLQRPQNDALLTLREDAFTRVFHLSALRVPSAHCSTLETRLRGHLLNWPRVRNIARVPGDDLDPDLASLVTSGESGGGEEGHVSLQRRIYGQAEGDSDILSPVLYREKLARRFNTHGFVKFRNLAKISRPPKRKKKKKEDEEVKVERCTGKNDFATVEVVEEDDNGGGILGNLVEEEFGREKWRGSTRLLLLDERYAGCGVQDLPEAIKAVLKEYAEKSANLTFELVRCKLTLFYDYWQMNEILEVLLPDGVVVPSAFETVGHIAHLNLREEHLSYKTLIAKVVLDKNKPKIQTVVNKIDSIHNEYRTMQLEVLAGNHSLVTTVVENGIRFQVDLATVYWSSRLATERQRLLSGFTRKDVVCDVFSGVGPLAISAAKIVKHVFANDLNPSAVEYLERNSVLNKLERKIEVFNMDGRRFIKAMYASDKAQSITQVVMNLPNEAAEFLDAFRGIYKDRPKDMECNLPTIHVYGFSKAQDPEFDFHERIRIALLEVAVNVEMRRVRLVAPGKWMLCASFVLPRSVAFANTAIVT